The proteins below are encoded in one region of Paraburkholderia aromaticivorans:
- a CDS encoding CoA-binding protein — MYRQGAGDFKYYVGISSLAQAASREDRVCVLNILGGESKQVTPVGHVYSGGNVVFGTSPGRRGQVLETSLGNIPVYNSVLEGLQDGHRFNCGVIYLPPSAARDGVAELIRVNPELKKIFIVTEKLSVHDSREIRAMGQQNGIDIFGGNSLGIADAWNRVRIGGALGGDSPDEALKKGSIAIFSNSGNFTTTIATYLRMAGWGTTTLMSSGKDVYIHFAAPEFAFALANDARSKAAVLYSEPGGYYELEAEFSKPVVACVVGRWKQKLTRAVGHAGALAGGNDDAASKERWFMQKFGVDRPFTPDDPVCSAKGALVTNIAYIPAALTAVMRENGARPDFEPEGNLALKPWFRSSNGIAMPPELDLPVVAALSPYDAQIATLNQQVGIVFPRQNMKDASGASQMDPGTQVTSLHGVPVLQAAQYSLEGNLCLALLHEPGGVNDARLVSVAVGAELNLLGDATLAAAQAARDAGNAPNSVLAAAASIVGPRRADGARRAARALVELGTAAGLRDALDEGFDVTSMHCDSEARTLLTCDAPDEKATAMLAGLTKREAKSVFIRYLQSLDGHPSADAVLAAITTTLAWGPLMRKRVSRMSVENLPWWMRLFGTLIGASVDARQHEVGRFCGIAMDEVLGQRSLTDVACAALIGGKPDEAELFGFQTLVGLLLTNGPGAISAQGAKGAVSADGPETPERVQLNKAMVGFLTHAGYAHGGNGFEGVAFLLERFREVAMSDPGDPAHGLDLKAMAAGFARAYGEERAQRKEVGAQQATALPCINHPVFKGKPVNVDPREEFVRQRFEARGEYNVFHHYYRELVQALYDENVTRNVFAVNVDAVIASVLLKMLWARHRAGDFSNQALETAAFTVFLYGRMIGCAAEVDDHLNRGRNLDTRTPQSNVRFVA, encoded by the coding sequence ATGTACAGGCAAGGTGCAGGAGATTTCAAATACTACGTCGGCATCAGTTCACTCGCGCAGGCGGCCAGCCGCGAGGACCGCGTGTGCGTGCTGAACATACTCGGCGGCGAGTCGAAGCAGGTCACGCCGGTCGGCCACGTGTATTCGGGTGGTAACGTCGTTTTCGGCACATCGCCCGGGCGACGCGGACAGGTGCTCGAGACGTCGCTTGGCAATATCCCCGTGTACAACAGCGTGCTGGAGGGGCTGCAGGACGGCCACCGTTTCAATTGCGGGGTGATCTACTTGCCGCCATCCGCCGCGCGCGATGGTGTGGCGGAACTGATTCGCGTCAATCCCGAACTGAAGAAGATCTTCATCGTCACGGAGAAATTGTCCGTGCATGATTCGCGCGAGATACGGGCGATGGGGCAGCAAAACGGCATTGATATTTTCGGCGGCAATAGCCTCGGTATCGCCGATGCCTGGAACCGCGTGCGCATCGGCGGTGCACTCGGCGGTGATAGTCCCGACGAGGCGCTCAAGAAAGGTTCGATTGCGATCTTCTCCAACTCGGGCAACTTCACCACAACGATCGCCACCTACCTGCGAATGGCCGGGTGGGGAACGACCACGCTCATGTCGAGCGGCAAGGACGTCTATATCCACTTCGCGGCGCCGGAGTTCGCGTTCGCGCTCGCCAATGACGCACGCAGCAAAGCGGCCGTCCTGTACTCGGAGCCGGGCGGGTACTACGAACTCGAAGCGGAATTCAGCAAACCGGTGGTGGCTTGTGTGGTCGGCCGCTGGAAGCAGAAGCTGACGCGCGCCGTCGGTCATGCGGGAGCATTGGCAGGCGGCAATGACGACGCGGCGTCCAAGGAGCGCTGGTTCATGCAGAAGTTCGGCGTCGATCGGCCGTTCACACCGGACGATCCGGTATGCAGTGCAAAGGGCGCGCTGGTGACCAACATCGCCTACATTCCGGCGGCCCTGACGGCGGTCATGCGCGAAAACGGCGCGCGGCCGGATTTCGAGCCGGAAGGCAACCTCGCGCTCAAACCGTGGTTTCGTTCGTCGAACGGAATTGCCATGCCGCCCGAACTCGACCTGCCCGTTGTCGCAGCGCTGTCGCCGTATGACGCGCAGATCGCCACACTGAACCAGCAAGTCGGCATCGTGTTTCCCCGCCAGAACATGAAGGACGCTTCGGGCGCCTCGCAGATGGACCCGGGCACGCAGGTGACGAGCCTGCATGGCGTTCCGGTGCTGCAGGCCGCGCAGTATTCGCTCGAGGGCAACCTTTGTCTCGCGCTGCTGCATGAGCCGGGAGGCGTGAACGACGCGAGACTTGTCAGCGTCGCGGTCGGAGCCGAGCTCAATCTGCTTGGCGACGCGACGCTTGCGGCGGCTCAGGCTGCACGCGACGCGGGCAACGCGCCAAACAGCGTGCTCGCGGCGGCGGCGAGTATTGTCGGCCCGCGTCGCGCGGACGGCGCGCGCCGGGCCGCGCGGGCGTTGGTCGAACTCGGCACCGCGGCGGGCTTGCGCGATGCGCTCGACGAAGGTTTCGACGTAACGTCGATGCATTGCGATTCCGAGGCGCGCACATTGCTCACGTGCGATGCGCCTGACGAAAAGGCCACGGCGATGCTCGCGGGTCTCACGAAAAGAGAGGCGAAGTCCGTGTTCATCCGCTACTTACAGAGCCTCGACGGGCATCCGAGCGCGGATGCCGTGCTGGCTGCCATCACCACGACGCTCGCGTGGGGACCGTTGATGCGCAAGCGCGTATCGCGGATGAGCGTCGAAAATCTGCCATGGTGGATGCGCCTGTTCGGCACGCTGATCGGCGCGTCGGTCGATGCACGCCAGCATGAAGTGGGGCGCTTTTGCGGTATCGCCATGGACGAGGTGCTAGGACAACGCTCACTGACCGATGTTGCGTGCGCCGCGTTGATTGGGGGCAAGCCCGATGAAGCCGAGCTTTTCGGATTCCAGACACTCGTGGGCCTGCTGCTCACCAACGGCCCGGGGGCGATTTCCGCGCAAGGAGCGAAGGGCGCGGTATCGGCGGACGGTCCCGAGACCCCGGAGCGCGTGCAACTGAACAAGGCCATGGTTGGCTTTCTGACGCATGCGGGTTACGCACATGGCGGCAATGGCTTCGAGGGCGTGGCGTTCCTGCTCGAACGCTTCAGGGAGGTCGCGATGTCCGATCCCGGCGACCCGGCGCACGGCCTCGACCTGAAGGCGATGGCCGCCGGATTCGCGCGTGCCTATGGCGAGGAGCGGGCACAGCGCAAGGAGGTCGGCGCCCAGCAAGCGACCGCGCTGCCCTGCATCAACCATCCGGTGTTCAAGGGCAAGCCCGTGAACGTCGATCCACGTGAAGAGTTCGTGCGTCAGCGCTTCGAGGCCCGGGGCGAATACAACGTGTTCCACCACTACTATCGGGAACTCGTGCAGGCGCTGTACGACGAGAACGTGACGCGCAACGTGTTCGCGGTCAACGTCGATGCAGTGATTGCTTCGGTGCTGCTAAAAATGCTGTGGGCGCGCCATCGTGCGGGCGACTTCTCCAACCAGGCACTCGAGACCGCCGCCTTCACGGTCTTCCTGTACGGCCGGATGATCGGCTGCGCCGCGGAGGTTGACGACCACCTGAATCGCGGTCGAAACCTTGACACTCGCACACCGCAGTCTAATGTTCGATTCGTCGCCTGA
- a CDS encoding ATP citrate lyase citrate-binding domain-containing protein: MQVTGMLYGSKLLKFGGFPTAEVLGPDASEEQIKALIDRYGSVFVKPMFKGGIGKKGKAGLIGRASDLKTALKEKERLYFAEHRHGNQTAKANGVTFEGAVPAQHEVYFSITDSTRFRAPTMTITHHGGVDIEELDPSMIAHVPFDPLTGLKAFVVANALSRLNAPKEIISPLVQHLPKLWELYHNFGMTTLELNPIRMQPGRDGRLTPVACDFKCGFDRDDLRWQRLDIPAHVFSVDYSDFESEINQLRTYQGQSDVYVINESGTILAPTFGGGANSLVSEMLGDDAIISSDFGGNPPYEKMKEVARICFKHWLKQTNVLFIIGGKSNNTDIFETLRAMADALREHFSKNGPTPLYVVIGRGGPNLVRGMGAMRDTCDALGLPYSIFGFDSDISEVIQYAKAADGWMKAGGREQVAARLNSAQSAPAQA; encoded by the coding sequence ATGCAAGTCACCGGAATGTTGTACGGCTCAAAACTGCTGAAGTTCGGCGGCTTTCCGACTGCCGAAGTGCTCGGCCCTGACGCGAGTGAAGAGCAGATCAAGGCCCTGATCGATCGTTATGGTTCAGTGTTTGTGAAGCCGATGTTCAAGGGCGGGATAGGCAAAAAGGGCAAGGCAGGACTGATCGGGCGCGCGAGCGACCTGAAAACCGCATTGAAGGAGAAGGAGCGCCTGTACTTCGCCGAACACCGGCATGGCAATCAGACTGCCAAGGCCAATGGCGTGACCTTCGAGGGCGCAGTACCGGCTCAGCACGAAGTGTATTTCTCGATCACCGATTCGACGCGTTTCAGGGCGCCGACCATGACGATCACGCATCACGGCGGCGTCGACATCGAGGAGCTTGACCCCAGCATGATCGCGCATGTGCCATTCGATCCACTCACCGGCCTGAAGGCGTTCGTCGTCGCCAACGCGCTGTCACGCCTGAATGCGCCTAAAGAGATTATTTCGCCGTTGGTTCAACACCTGCCGAAGCTGTGGGAGCTGTATCACAACTTTGGCATGACTACGCTCGAACTGAACCCGATTCGCATGCAGCCGGGTCGCGACGGCAGACTGACGCCCGTCGCCTGCGACTTCAAATGCGGCTTTGACCGCGACGACCTTCGCTGGCAGCGCCTCGACATACCCGCCCATGTGTTCTCGGTCGACTATTCCGATTTCGAATCGGAGATCAATCAGTTGCGGACCTACCAGGGCCAAAGCGACGTCTACGTGATCAACGAAAGCGGCACCATCCTCGCGCCGACTTTTGGCGGCGGGGCGAACTCGCTCGTGTCGGAGATGCTCGGCGACGACGCGATCATCTCCTCGGACTTTGGTGGAAATCCGCCCTACGAAAAGATGAAGGAAGTGGCTCGCATCTGCTTCAAGCACTGGCTGAAGCAGACCAACGTACTGTTCATCATCGGTGGGAAGTCGAACAACACCGATATCTTCGAGACGTTGCGCGCCATGGCCGACGCCTTGCGCGAGCACTTCAGCAAGAACGGGCCGACGCCGCTCTACGTTGTGATCGGCCGTGGCGGACCAAATCTCGTGCGCGGCATGGGTGCGATGCGCGATACCTGCGATGCGCTCGGTCTGCCATACAGCATTTTCGGATTCGATTCGGATATTAGCGAAGTCATCCAGTACGCGAAGGCAGCCGATGGATGGATGAAGGCAGGAGGCCGTGAGCAGGTCGCCGCAAGGCTCAATAGCGCGCAAAGCGCGCCCGCCCAGGCATGA
- a CDS encoding UPF0182 family membrane protein, translating to MRSQASSRVRFKRTAVTVAIIVVGLIVVGRITGIVVDWLWFSSIGYAQVFWTVISARTLLFAAVFAASAGAIGASGFLAHYYARRPGSWRVEPRHPPATPEIISGLADQFAPYIPWRASIAGIAIILGLVIAAGEIANWDLVLRFLYQVPFGERDPVFGKDFGFYLFSLPAYIAFKNWLLQLLFCSLIVAGVVYGIRGDITFERPARQLSAAAAAHGSVLLGAFFVLKAWSYALDRFLLLYGDNGVVVGAGYTDVHVELPVLWVLIGLAITAAVASWGNMRRRDYRIPAASVLLVFGTSFVFSVIYPALFQRLHVKPSELQLETPYIKHNIALTRMAYGLTQIAVKPLPVEQGLNLASLEANRATIDNIRLWDVQPLMDTYAQLQEIRTYYKFISVDIDRYRLDAGYRQVMLSARELAPSMLPANAQTWVNLHLLFTHGNGIVMSPVTEKSTEGLPSFYLQDIPPVAHGGPAIREPRLYFGEGGEGYVIVKGSVAEFDYPKGKDNVYTTYNGSDGIAIGSTARRSLFAWQFDDPNILLTDYITNASRILLHRNIQDRVRMIAPFLSLDHDPYLVTSNGRLFWMQDAYTTSRWFPYAQPGFGDGANYIRNAVKIVIDAYNGTVDFYVSDPADPILRTYQRIFPDLFKSLAAMPQDLQQHIRYPEDLFQIQAQLYRLYHMDAAEVFYNREDLWQFPRELVGINGANSPGTPMTPYYMIMRLPEESREEFVLMLPMVPSQRDNMIAWLAARCDPPNYGKLIVYSFPKDKLVYGPFQIEARIQQNTEISQQISLWNQMGSRVIRGHLVVVPIEHSVLYVSPLYLRAESGQLPELKRVIAAYGDRVVMEETLGAALAALFKESATLAPSPQGTADARAHEALAHYDRAIERLKAGDWSGFGAELDALRPLLETLGGTSSQGKR from the coding sequence ATGCGTTCGCAGGCAAGCTCCCGCGTGCGCTTCAAACGCACCGCAGTCACGGTTGCGATCATTGTTGTCGGCCTGATCGTCGTCGGGCGGATCACGGGCATCGTGGTCGACTGGCTGTGGTTTTCTTCAATCGGCTATGCCCAGGTTTTCTGGACGGTCATCTCCGCCCGGACACTTCTGTTTGCCGCGGTGTTCGCCGCCTCGGCGGGCGCAATAGGCGCATCAGGGTTCCTCGCGCATTATTACGCGCGGCGTCCCGGTAGCTGGCGAGTGGAACCCCGTCATCCGCCAGCTACGCCGGAGATCATCAGCGGACTGGCGGACCAGTTCGCGCCGTACATTCCCTGGCGCGCCAGCATTGCCGGCATCGCCATTATCCTGGGACTGGTCATCGCCGCCGGCGAAATCGCCAACTGGGACCTGGTGCTGCGCTTCCTCTATCAGGTGCCCTTTGGCGAGCGCGATCCTGTCTTCGGCAAGGACTTCGGCTTCTATCTATTCTCGCTGCCCGCCTACATCGCGTTCAAAAACTGGCTGCTGCAGTTGCTGTTTTGCAGTTTGATCGTTGCCGGCGTGGTCTACGGAATACGCGGCGACATCACCTTCGAGCGGCCGGCACGCCAACTCTCGGCTGCTGCCGCCGCTCATGGTTCTGTGCTGCTCGGTGCGTTCTTCGTCCTGAAGGCGTGGTCCTACGCACTCGACCGCTTTTTGCTGCTCTACGGCGATAACGGCGTCGTGGTCGGCGCCGGCTATACCGACGTCCATGTCGAACTCCCGGTCTTGTGGGTGCTCATCGGCCTTGCCATCACCGCAGCCGTCGCATCGTGGGGCAATATGCGCCGGCGGGACTATCGAATTCCTGCCGCCTCGGTGTTGCTGGTGTTCGGCACCTCGTTCGTGTTCTCCGTGATCTACCCAGCGCTGTTCCAGCGCCTCCATGTCAAGCCGAGCGAGTTGCAACTGGAAACGCCCTATATCAAGCACAATATCGCGCTAACGCGAATGGCCTACGGCCTCACGCAGATCGCGGTCAAACCGTTACCGGTCGAGCAGGGATTGAATCTCGCCTCGCTCGAGGCCAATCGCGCGACCATCGACAACATCCGCCTGTGGGATGTGCAGCCGCTGATGGATACCTACGCGCAGCTACAGGAGATCAGGACTTACTACAAGTTCATCTCCGTCGACATCGACCGCTACCGGCTCGACGCCGGCTACCGGCAGGTGATGCTGTCGGCCCGCGAACTGGCGCCCTCGATGCTTCCCGCCAACGCCCAGACCTGGGTGAACCTGCACCTCCTGTTCACGCATGGCAACGGCATCGTGATGTCGCCAGTCACCGAAAAATCGACGGAAGGTTTGCCCTCCTTCTATCTGCAGGATATTCCGCCCGTCGCCCATGGCGGGCCGGCCATTCGCGAGCCACGTCTGTATTTCGGCGAAGGTGGCGAGGGTTACGTCATCGTCAAAGGCAGCGTCGCCGAATTCGACTACCCCAAGGGCAAGGACAACGTTTACACCACTTACAACGGCAGCGATGGTATTGCCATCGGCAGCACCGCGCGCCGCAGCCTCTTCGCCTGGCAGTTCGACGATCCGAACATCCTGCTGACCGACTACATCACGAACGCTAGCCGCATCCTGCTGCACCGTAACATTCAGGACCGGGTGCGCATGATCGCCCCGTTCCTCAGCCTCGACCATGATCCCTATCTCGTCACAAGCAACGGGCGTCTTTTCTGGATGCAGGACGCCTATACGACAAGCCGCTGGTTCCCCTACGCCCAGCCGGGTTTCGGCGATGGCGCCAACTACATCCGTAACGCAGTCAAGATCGTGATCGACGCGTATAACGGCACGGTCGATTTCTATGTCAGCGATCCTGCCGATCCGATCCTGCGGACTTACCAGCGCATCTTCCCGGATCTGTTCAAGTCTCTCGCGGCGATGCCGCAAGATCTGCAACAGCATATCCGCTACCCCGAAGACCTGTTCCAGATTCAGGCGCAACTTTATCGGCTTTACCACATGGATGCGGCGGAGGTCTTCTACAACCGCGAGGATCTCTGGCAGTTCCCTCGGGAATTGGTCGGCATTAATGGTGCGAATAGTCCCGGCACACCGATGACGCCGTACTACATGATCATGCGGCTGCCCGAGGAATCGCGCGAGGAATTCGTCCTGATGCTGCCGATGGTGCCCAGTCAGCGCGACAATATGATCGCGTGGCTCGCTGCGCGTTGCGATCCACCTAACTACGGCAAGCTTATCGTCTACTCGTTCCCCAAGGACAAGCTCGTCTATGGGCCGTTCCAGATCGAGGCGCGCATCCAGCAGAACACCGAGATTTCGCAGCAGATTTCGCTGTGGAACCAGATGGGTTCGCGCGTCATTCGCGGCCATCTGGTTGTCGTGCCGATTGAGCACTCCGTCCTCTACGTCTCTCCGCTCTATCTGCGCGCCGAGTCGGGTCAGTTACCCGAGTTGAAGCGTGTCATCGCCGCGTACGGTGACCGCGTGGTGATGGAGGAAACCTTGGGAGCAGCGCTCGCTGCGCTCTTCAAGGAGAGCGCCACGCTCGCGCCGTCGCCCCAAGGCACGGCGGACGCGCGTGCCCACGAGGCGCTTGCTCACTATGATCGTGCGATCGAGCGATTGAAGGCAGGAGACTGGAGTGGTTTCGGCGCGGAACTGGATGCCTTGCGGCCGCTGCTCGAGACGCTCGGTGGCACTAGCTCGCAGGGCAAGAGGTAA
- a CDS encoding sensor domain-containing diguanylate cyclase: MRSSLSLSVRRSVSSSASRVLSPSGVIVCGVLLILFTCSLCAWVLFESRADAYNHAEENARNLMLVIERDIARNIELYDLSLQAVVEGVADPQVMALPPKIRNGVLFDRAASGKYLGSIFVMSERGDIILDSGFMPARAGNFADRDYFSFHRNSGNTGLYISKPYASRLRDGALTIALSRRITRTDGSFGGVVVGTLSIDYFRALLDGLSVGERGTAAVIETNGTMITRLPYDPKVVGRDIRSAPVFIQAMSTNEGAFAGTASIDGIRRLYVYKHLPGLPIIVDVAPAESDVYAEWQRRATRLEIVMAVFSMILGSGSLLLSRELRRRQLAESKLQHLARTDALTGLSNRGTFDDTLQKEWQRANRSGRPLSLLFIDIDQFKAYNDYYGHQAGDEVLRAVAQCVGLCVLRSADQVARYGGEEFVVTLPDTDATGATNVAETIRRAVFDLNLEHVQSRYGRVTVSIGLVTSQGRGAHDGATLVNMADSALYEAKSTGRNRVCEA, from the coding sequence TTGCGCGTGGGTGCTTTTCGAATCACGTGCCGATGCCTACAACCACGCCGAGGAAAACGCGCGGAATCTGATGCTGGTTATCGAGCGGGACATCGCTCGCAACATCGAACTCTACGACCTTTCACTGCAAGCGGTAGTGGAAGGGGTTGCGGATCCGCAGGTGATGGCGCTCCCCCCCAAGATTCGAAACGGGGTGCTGTTCGACCGCGCCGCTTCCGGCAAGTACCTCGGCTCCATCTTCGTGATGAGTGAGCGTGGTGACATCATCCTGGACTCCGGATTCATGCCGGCGCGAGCCGGCAATTTCGCCGATCGTGACTATTTCAGCTTTCACCGCAACAGCGGCAACACCGGCCTCTACATCAGCAAGCCCTACGCGTCACGACTGCGGGACGGGGCGCTCACGATTGCCCTGAGCCGTCGGATTACGCGCACGGACGGCTCTTTCGGTGGTGTCGTGGTCGGGACGCTGAGCATTGACTATTTTCGCGCTTTGCTGGACGGCCTGTCCGTGGGGGAGCGCGGCACCGCGGCAGTGATCGAGACTAACGGCACCATGATCACGCGTTTGCCCTACGATCCGAAGGTGGTCGGGCGTGACATCCGAAGCGCCCCGGTGTTTATTCAGGCGATGTCGACGAACGAAGGTGCGTTCGCGGGCACTGCCTCAATTGATGGGATCCGCAGGCTCTACGTGTACAAGCACTTGCCCGGGCTTCCGATCATCGTCGACGTGGCGCCTGCGGAGAGCGACGTTTACGCTGAATGGCAACGCCGGGCCACGCGACTCGAGATCGTGATGGCGGTGTTCAGCATGATCCTTGGGTCCGGATCGTTGCTGTTGTCGCGAGAACTACGGCGGCGGCAGCTTGCAGAATCGAAACTACAACATCTGGCGCGTACGGACGCCCTCACGGGGTTGAGCAACCGGGGCACCTTTGACGATACGCTGCAGAAGGAGTGGCAACGAGCCAATCGCTCGGGCCGTCCGCTCTCGTTGCTGTTCATCGACATTGATCAGTTCAAGGCCTACAACGACTACTATGGTCACCAGGCGGGCGATGAGGTGCTGAGGGCCGTTGCTCAATGTGTGGGTCTGTGCGTTCTACGATCGGCGGACCAGGTCGCCCGATATGGCGGCGAGGAGTTCGTGGTGACCCTTCCAGATACCGACGCGACTGGCGCCACGAATGTCGCGGAGACCATTCGGCGCGCCGTATTCGATCTCAATCTTGAGCACGTCCAAAGCCGGTATGGTCGGGTGACCGTGAGCATCGGCCTGGTGACGTCCCAGGGGAGGGGGGCTCACGATGGCGCGACTCTGGTGAACATGGCCGACTCGGCCCTATACGAAGCGAAGTCAACCGGACGTAACCGGGTCTGCGAGGCATAG